One Sanguibacter sp. HDW7 DNA window includes the following coding sequences:
- a CDS encoding amidohydrolase: MSSHAVPRLAELVDELADELVSFRRDVHAHPELARAEVRTTALVAERLRAEGLEPRMLAGTGLTCDIGTVGEGDTRPRIGLRADLDALPVPEATGLPFASTVPGVSHACGHDVHTAVVLGAGIALARLHREQPLPHPVRLVLQPAEEVQPGGALDLLQQGVTERLARIFTVHCEPKLDVGLVGTRIGPITSASDEITIRVEGFGGHTSRPHLTGDVVAALAQLATQLPVILGRRLDPRSGINLTWGTIRAGDAHNAIPTRGLLRGTLRSLDARAAELAGPVLVDAVAHVAAPFGVTAELTHIRGVPPVVNDEACTRALDRAVRATVGPHAAVLTEQSLGGEDFAWYLTKVPGALARLGTRTPGSRPGDLHQADFVPDEQAITLGARLLAAVALDVDR, from the coding sequence CGTTCCGGCGCGACGTCCACGCCCACCCCGAGCTCGCTCGCGCCGAGGTGCGCACGACGGCGCTCGTCGCCGAGCGGCTGCGCGCCGAGGGGCTCGAGCCGCGCATGCTCGCCGGCACGGGGCTCACGTGCGACATCGGCACGGTGGGGGAGGGCGACACGCGTCCGCGCATCGGCCTGCGCGCCGATCTCGACGCGTTGCCCGTGCCCGAGGCGACAGGGCTTCCGTTCGCGTCGACGGTCCCCGGCGTCTCGCACGCGTGCGGCCACGACGTCCACACCGCGGTCGTGCTCGGTGCGGGGATCGCGCTCGCGCGGCTCCACCGTGAGCAGCCGCTGCCGCACCCCGTCCGCCTCGTGCTCCAGCCGGCTGAGGAGGTGCAGCCAGGGGGCGCCCTCGACCTGCTCCAGCAGGGCGTCACGGAGCGGCTCGCCAGGATCTTCACGGTGCACTGCGAGCCCAAGCTCGACGTCGGTCTCGTCGGGACGCGCATCGGCCCCATCACGTCGGCGTCCGACGAGATCACGATCCGCGTCGAGGGCTTCGGCGGGCACACGTCGAGGCCCCACCTCACGGGCGACGTCGTCGCGGCGCTCGCGCAGCTCGCGACCCAGCTGCCCGTCATCCTCGGGCGGCGCCTCGACCCGCGCTCGGGCATCAACCTCACGTGGGGCACGATCCGCGCAGGCGACGCGCACAACGCGATCCCCACGCGCGGCCTCCTCAGGGGAACGCTGCGCAGCCTCGATGCGCGTGCCGCCGAGCTTGCCGGGCCGGTGCTCGTGGATGCGGTCGCGCACGTGGCCGCGCCATTCGGCGTGACCGCAGAGCTCACGCACATCCGCGGCGTGCCGCCCGTCGTCAACGACGAGGCGTGCACGCGCGCGCTCGACCGGGCGGTCCGCGCCACCGTCGGGCCGCACGCCGCCGTTCTCACGGAGCAGTCGCTCGGCGGGGAGGACTTCGCGTGGTACCTCACGAAGGTGCCGGGCGCGCTCGCCCGGCTCGGGACGCGCACGCCCGGCTCTCGCCCGGGGGACCTCCACCAAGCGGATTTCGTCCCCGACGAGCAAGCGATCACGCTCGGGGCCAGGCTGCTCGCCGCGGTCGCGCTCGACGTCGACCGATGA